A single genomic interval of Camelina sativa cultivar DH55 chromosome 11, Cs, whole genome shotgun sequence harbors:
- the LOC104724053 gene encoding uncharacterized protein LOC104724053 translates to MATKTAYISLFLSLFLLILSHFSRVGATHRMLRASAYMPPSPTCGDQIGNLVFEEAKGKTRKRKLCRQHLQIQDASGVTWRMGTGQVDAFCMVRIHLATLLHLLTKKKRRKNEGRELKKQINYNQVMIENLRSKPDAEAFLKLFQTKLVDG, encoded by the exons ATGGCTACGAAGACAGCTTATATTTCTCTGTTCCtgtctttgtttcttctcattTTATCCCATTTTTCTCGTGTTGGAGCTACACACCGCATGCTAC GTGCCAGTGCATACATGCCACCATCTCCAACATGTGGAGATCAAATAGGAAATCTAGTCTTTGAGGAAGCGAAAGGAAAGACAAGAAAACGAAAACTCTGTAGACAACATCTGCAAATACAAGATGCGTCTGGAG TGACATGGAGGATGGGGACGGGGCAGGTAGATGCGTTTTGCATG gtTCGAATCCACCTAGCAACACTTTTACATCTTTtaacgaaaaagaaaagaagaaaaaacgaagGGAGAGAACTTAAAAAACAGATTAATTATAACCAAGTGATGATTGAGAACTTGAGATCGAAACCAGATGCGGAGGCCTTCCTCAAGTTATTTCAAACCAAACTGGTTGATGGATGA
- the LOC104724055 gene encoding cationic amino acid transporter 3, mitochondrial-like isoform X1, whose product MGFMVDTQNEGGGGDHSWGFLRNLVRRKQVDSSSNGTSSQTHHHHQLAKALTFPHLIAIGVGSTIGAGVYILVGTVAREHSGPALAFSFLIAGISAALSAFCYAELSSRFPSAGSAYHYSYICIGEGVAWLIGWALILEYTIGGSTVARGISPNLAMIFGGEDCFPTILARHQIPGLDIVVDPCAAVLVFIVTGLLCTGVKESTFAQGIVTTANVFVMLFVIIAGSYLCFKTGWVGYELPTGYFPYGVDGMLTGSATVFFSYIGFDSVASMAEEVKNPQRDLPLGIGLSLLLCCLLYMMVSVVIVGLVPYYAMDPDTPISSAFASHGIQWAAYLITLGAVMALCSALMGSILPQPRILMAMARDGLLPSFFSNVNQRTQVPVNGTITTGLCAAVLAFFMDVSQLAGMVSVGTLVAFTMVAVSVLIVRYVPPDEVPLPSSLQERICSVPFQCDEKNSSSHVGTSIRLKQPLLCQTDASIVEKQEAQGGWVPNKENRRKLAGWSIMVTCIGNFLLSYAASSFRFPGVLRYSVCGVGGLFLLVGLIVLSCIDQDDARHSFGHSGAFICPFVPLLPIVCILINMYLLVNLGASTWARVSVWLFIGVLVYIFYGRRNSSLVNAVYVPTAHAEEIRPTSRHSLA is encoded by the exons ATGGGTTTTATGGTGGATACGCAAAAcgaaggtggtggtggtgatcaTTCATGGGGTTTCTTAAGAAATTTAGTAAGAAGGAAACAAGTCGACTCTTCTTCAAATGGCACATCATCCCAgactcatcatcaccaccagctCGCCAAAGCTTTGACCTTTCCTCACTTGATTGCAATTG GTGTTGGATCAACGATTGGAGCAGGGGTTTATATACTTGTGGGAACAGTGGCTAGAGAGCATTCAGGACCTGCTCTTGCTTTTTCCTTCCTTATAGCTGGAATATCAGCTGCCCTTTCAGCGTTTTGCTATGCAGAACTCTCTAGTCGTTTCCCTTCAGCTGGGAGTGCCTATCATTATTCCTACATTTGCATTGGTGAAGG TGTTGCGTGGTTGATTGGCTGGGCACTGATTCTGGAATACACTATTGGTGGTTCAACAGTTGCTCGTGGCATATCTCCTAATCTG GCAATGATTTTTGGTGGTGAAGATTGTTTCCCTACAATATTAGCTCGTCATCAAATCCCAGGCCTTGATATTGTTGTTGACCCGTGTGCTGCTGTACTAGTGTTCATTGTAACAGGCCTCTTGTGCACTGGAGTGAAGGAG AGCACATTTGCTCAGGGAATTGTAACAACAGCAAATGTCTTTGTTATGCTATTTGTCATAATAGCTGGTAGTTACCTGTGTTTCAAGACGGGTTGGGTTGGTTATGAGCTTCCAACAGG GTATTTTCCATATGGTGTTGATGGAATGCTTACTGGATCTGctactgttttcttttcttacattgggtttgactcagttgCAAGTATGGCAGAGGAG GTGAAAAATCCCCAGCGGGATTTACCGCTTGGTATTGGTCTTTCACTCCTGCTTTGTTGTTTGCTATACATGATGGTCTCtgttgttattgttggtttAGTGCCGTATTATGCTATGGACCCTGACACTCCAATATCCTCCGCATTTGCTAGTCATGGAATTCAATGGGCTGC GTATTTGATAACTTTAGGTGCTGTCATGGCTCTTTGTTCTGCATTAATGGGTTCCATTCTCCCTCAG CCGCGGATTCTGATGGCAATGGCTAGGGATGGTCTCTTGCCTTCATTTTTCTCAAATGTGAATCAACGCACACAGGTACCTGTTAATGGAACCATAACAACTGGTTTGTGTGCAGCAGTCTTAGCTTTCTTTATGGATGTTTCGCAACTGGCGGGAATG GTGAGTGTCGGGACACTTGTTGCATTTACAATGGTTGCAGTATCAGTGTTGATAGTCCGATATGTTCCTCCAGATGAG GTGCCCCTTCCGTCATCACTTCAAGAGAGGATTTGTTCTGTTCCCTTCCAATGTGATGAAAAGAACTCATCCAGTCACGTTGGGACTTCCATTAGATTGAAACAACCTTTACTTTGCCAAACTGATGCTTCAATTGTGGAGAAGCAAGAAGCTCAAGGAGGAT GGGTTCCCaataaagaaaacagaagaaaactcGCTGGTTGGAGCATTATGGTTACTTGTATTGGAAACTTCCTTTTAAGCTATGCAGCGTCAAGCTTCCGCTTTCCAGG AGTCCTCAGATATTCTGTATGTGGTGTTGGTGGATTGTTCCttcttgttggtttgattgttcTGAGTTGCATAGATCAGGATGATGCTAGACACAGTTTTGGGCATTCTGGAG CCTTCATTTGCCCGTTTGTTCCGCTTTTGCCTATTGTATGCATTCTTATCAACATGTACCTCTTGGTAAACCTTGG AGCTTCGACATGGGCTCGTGTATCGGTGTGGCTTTTCATTGGAGTGcttgtttacattttctatgGGCGAAGAAACAGCTCTCTTGTGAATGCAGTTTATGTCCCCACTGCTCATGCCGAGGAGATTCGTCCCACTTCTAGACATTCTTTGGCTTAA
- the LOC104724055 gene encoding cationic amino acid transporter 3, mitochondrial-like isoform X2 produces the protein MGFMVDTQNEGGGGDHSWGFLRNLVRRKQVDSSSNGTSSQTHHHHQLAKALTFPHLIAIGVGSTIGAGVYILVGTVAREHSGPALAFSFLIAGISAALSAFCYAELSSRFPSAGSAYHYSYICIGEGVAWLIGWALILEYTIGGSTVARGISPNLAMIFGGEDCFPTILARHQIPGLDIVVDPCAAVLVFIVTGLLCTGVKESTFAQGIVTTANVFVMLFVIIAGSYLCFKTGWVGYELPTGYFPYGVDGMLTGSATVFFSYIGFDSVASMAEEVKNPQRDLPLGIGLSLLLCCLLYMMVSVVIVGLVPYYAMDPDTPISSAFASHGIQWAAYLITLGAVMALCSALMGSILPQVPVNGTITTGLCAAVLAFFMDVSQLAGMVSVGTLVAFTMVAVSVLIVRYVPPDEVPLPSSLQERICSVPFQCDEKNSSSHVGTSIRLKQPLLCQTDASIVEKQEAQGGWVPNKENRRKLAGWSIMVTCIGNFLLSYAASSFRFPGVLRYSVCGVGGLFLLVGLIVLSCIDQDDARHSFGHSGAFICPFVPLLPIVCILINMYLLVNLGASTWARVSVWLFIGVLVYIFYGRRNSSLVNAVYVPTAHAEEIRPTSRHSLA, from the exons ATGGGTTTTATGGTGGATACGCAAAAcgaaggtggtggtggtgatcaTTCATGGGGTTTCTTAAGAAATTTAGTAAGAAGGAAACAAGTCGACTCTTCTTCAAATGGCACATCATCCCAgactcatcatcaccaccagctCGCCAAAGCTTTGACCTTTCCTCACTTGATTGCAATTG GTGTTGGATCAACGATTGGAGCAGGGGTTTATATACTTGTGGGAACAGTGGCTAGAGAGCATTCAGGACCTGCTCTTGCTTTTTCCTTCCTTATAGCTGGAATATCAGCTGCCCTTTCAGCGTTTTGCTATGCAGAACTCTCTAGTCGTTTCCCTTCAGCTGGGAGTGCCTATCATTATTCCTACATTTGCATTGGTGAAGG TGTTGCGTGGTTGATTGGCTGGGCACTGATTCTGGAATACACTATTGGTGGTTCAACAGTTGCTCGTGGCATATCTCCTAATCTG GCAATGATTTTTGGTGGTGAAGATTGTTTCCCTACAATATTAGCTCGTCATCAAATCCCAGGCCTTGATATTGTTGTTGACCCGTGTGCTGCTGTACTAGTGTTCATTGTAACAGGCCTCTTGTGCACTGGAGTGAAGGAG AGCACATTTGCTCAGGGAATTGTAACAACAGCAAATGTCTTTGTTATGCTATTTGTCATAATAGCTGGTAGTTACCTGTGTTTCAAGACGGGTTGGGTTGGTTATGAGCTTCCAACAGG GTATTTTCCATATGGTGTTGATGGAATGCTTACTGGATCTGctactgttttcttttcttacattgggtttgactcagttgCAAGTATGGCAGAGGAG GTGAAAAATCCCCAGCGGGATTTACCGCTTGGTATTGGTCTTTCACTCCTGCTTTGTTGTTTGCTATACATGATGGTCTCtgttgttattgttggtttAGTGCCGTATTATGCTATGGACCCTGACACTCCAATATCCTCCGCATTTGCTAGTCATGGAATTCAATGGGCTGC GTATTTGATAACTTTAGGTGCTGTCATGGCTCTTTGTTCTGCATTAATGGGTTCCATTCTCCCTCAG GTACCTGTTAATGGAACCATAACAACTGGTTTGTGTGCAGCAGTCTTAGCTTTCTTTATGGATGTTTCGCAACTGGCGGGAATG GTGAGTGTCGGGACACTTGTTGCATTTACAATGGTTGCAGTATCAGTGTTGATAGTCCGATATGTTCCTCCAGATGAG GTGCCCCTTCCGTCATCACTTCAAGAGAGGATTTGTTCTGTTCCCTTCCAATGTGATGAAAAGAACTCATCCAGTCACGTTGGGACTTCCATTAGATTGAAACAACCTTTACTTTGCCAAACTGATGCTTCAATTGTGGAGAAGCAAGAAGCTCAAGGAGGAT GGGTTCCCaataaagaaaacagaagaaaactcGCTGGTTGGAGCATTATGGTTACTTGTATTGGAAACTTCCTTTTAAGCTATGCAGCGTCAAGCTTCCGCTTTCCAGG AGTCCTCAGATATTCTGTATGTGGTGTTGGTGGATTGTTCCttcttgttggtttgattgttcTGAGTTGCATAGATCAGGATGATGCTAGACACAGTTTTGGGCATTCTGGAG CCTTCATTTGCCCGTTTGTTCCGCTTTTGCCTATTGTATGCATTCTTATCAACATGTACCTCTTGGTAAACCTTGG AGCTTCGACATGGGCTCGTGTATCGGTGTGGCTTTTCATTGGAGTGcttgtttacattttctatgGGCGAAGAAACAGCTCTCTTGTGAATGCAGTTTATGTCCCCACTGCTCATGCCGAGGAGATTCGTCCCACTTCTAGACATTCTTTGGCTTAA
- the LOC104728222 gene encoding polygalacturonase-like, with protein sequence MERVQSTNLHAYILIAIALFLSLSRSSHATKQFNVLSFGAKPNSIDDSAPAFVKAWDAACGSTDAAVIYVPKGRYLVSPVRFNGVGCKSLNIVFRIDGTLVGSEDYMFLGKEANWLSFERVSGVSVIGGSLDAKGPSLWSCKASSSNNCPAGATTMSFVESSRIKVKGVLSLNSQMFHIVINRCRDVKLDDIQIVADGKSPNTDGIHVQLSTDVEIRNTSIKTGDDCISIGPGTKNLWVERVKCGPGHGISIGSLGKDREEEGVQNVTVKKTVFVGTDNGLRIKSWANPTSGFVQRVRFLDSLMFNVKFSIIIDQHYCPHNINCPSQESGVRINDVIYQGIRGTSATKIAVKLDCSSKTPCTRIRMKDINLRYANEAAQSSCVNVLGDSTLGNLVKPQACF encoded by the exons atggagagggTCCAAAGTACGAATCTACACGCTTACATCCTTATTGCAATAGCCCTCTTCTTGTCTTTGTCAAGATCATCTCATGCAACAAAACAATTCAATGTGTTGAGCTTCGGAGCTAAACCTAACAGTATTGATGACTCAGCTCCAGCTTTTGTCAAGGCATGGGATGCAGCGTGCGGGTCCACTGATGCAGCCGTTATTTACGTGCCGAAAGGACGGTATCTGGTTAGCCCTGTTCGTTTCAATGGTGTGGGTTGCAAGAGTCTTAATATTGTCTTCAGGATCGATGGCACTCTTGTTGGTTCGGAGGATTACATGTTTCTTGGGAAAGAAGCAAACTGGCTCAGCTTTGAACGAGTCAGTGGAGTTTCCGTTATCGGTGGTTCTCTCGACGCCAAGGGACCCTCGTTGTGGTCTTGTAAAGCTTCATCTAGCAACAACTGCCCAGCTGGTGCTACG ACAATGAGTTTTGTGGAGTCGAGTAGAATCAAGGTGAAGGGAGTACTATCACTGAACAGCCAAATGTTCCACATTGTCATCAACCGATGCCGTGATGTTAAGCTCGATGATATTCAAATCGTGGCTGATGGAAAAAGTCCTAACACAGATGGCATCCATGTCCAGCTATCGACCGATGTTGAGATCCGTAACACTTCCATCAAAACCGGTGACGACTGTATCTCTATTGGCCCTGGAACCAAGAACTTGTGGGTCGAACGAGTCAAATGTGGCCCTGGTCATGGAATCAG CATTGGGAGCTTGGGAAaggatagagaagaagaaggagttcAAAATGTGACGGTGAAGAAGACAGTGTTTGTAGGAACAGACAATGGATTAAGAATCAAGTCATGGGCTAATCCAACATCTGGTTTTGTTCAGAGGGTTCGGTTCTTAGACTCTCTCATGTTCAATGTCAAGTTTTCCATAATTATTGACCAACACTATTGCCCTCATAACATCAACTGTCCTTCTCAg GAATCGGGAGTGAGGATAAACGATGTAATTTATCAAGGCATAAGAGGAACATCAGCTACGAAAATTGCTGTAAAATTGGACTGCAGTTCTAAAACTCCATGCACGCGTATTAGAATGAAGGACATTAATTTGAGATATGCTAATGAAGCTGCACAATCTTCATGTGTCAATGTCCTTGGTGATAGTACTCTTGGTAATTTGGTCAAACCCCAAGCCTGCTTCTGA